The following coding sequences lie in one Apium graveolens cultivar Ventura chromosome 1, ASM990537v1, whole genome shotgun sequence genomic window:
- the LOC141700088 gene encoding uncharacterized protein LOC141700088, translating to MVRLQALRGEFDLLKMKESEMVEEFYNRTILIVNQLRVSGEYISDKRVLEKILRSMTRKYEHVVVAIEESNDWNTFSLVELLGSLQSHELRIKQFNLSPSEQVFEVQDTSRGGFRGRGGRGSFRCRGQGRGKVQSENFNSYQRARGRARGCFNGRGRGNSFNFQCHYYHQIGHMKKDCYKRINDEKVSNFLHEDVEEKDESMLLVSNV from the coding sequence ATGGTGAGACTTCAAGCTCTAAGAGGCGAGTTTGATTTACTAAAGATGAAAGAAAGTGAAATGGTGGAGGAATTTTATAATCGAACAATTTTAATTGTTAATCAACTTCGTGTTAGTGGAGAATATATTTCGGATAAAAGAGTCTTGGAAAAAATTCTTCGTAGTATGACTCGAAAATATGAGCATGTTGTTGTGGCCATAGAAGAATCAAATGATTGGAATACTTTCTCTCTTGTAGAATTATTGGGTTCACTACAATCTCATGAACTCCGTATCAAGCAATTTAACCTCTCTCCTTCCGAGCAAGTTTTTGAAGTTCAGGACACCAGTCGTGGTGGTTTTAGAGGAAGAGGTGGAAGAGGATCATTTCGTTGTCGAGGACAAGGAAGAGGAAAGGTGCAAAGTGAAAATTTTAACTCATATCAAAGAGCAAGAGGAAGAGCTCGTGGATGTTTCAATGGAAGAGGAAGAGGTAATTCTTTTAATTTTCAATGCCATTATTATCATCAAATTGGGCATATGAAAAAAGATTGTTATAAAAGAATTAATGATGAAAAAGTTTCCAATTTTCTACATGAGGATGTTGAGGAGAAAGATGAAAGTATGCTTCTTGTTAGCAATGTTTAA